In Fusarium oxysporum Fo47 chromosome VII, complete sequence, the following proteins share a genomic window:
- a CDS encoding lysophospholipase catalytic domain-containing protein produces MMSCGRLIQLAILLALSTATHCGFLKGGFFPILKPRAAPDAPDSYTPARVPCPKTRPAIRQATSLSTEETSWLELRDNSTFPALEEFLTRANIGGIDIEAYLNGIVSNGTTLPRIGIAISGGGYRAMINGAGAIAAFDNRTTGSTGKGQLGGILQATTYLSGLSGGSWVVGSLYVQNFTTVESIICGSNAFLVPFGNLMIQSLKVCCSIVTYSGLLLTLINTGPNDLSVTRYYRELYQDVQGKVEAGYNKSITDYWGRSLSYQLVNASDGGPAYTFSSIANDTEFAAARAPMPLIVAVERTTGQLQIASNSTIIEFNPWEMGSFDPELAAFAPLKYVGSAFQNGTIGRNGDCVAGADNAGFVMGTSASLFNQAFLQIQKADNVPEFLLKAINNTLADIGEENRDIANWPNPFYKYNPKNNSNADSTILTLVDGGEDLQNVPFHPLLVSDRQVDVIFAIDGSADTKTRWPNGTSLVATYERSKAGVSTQNNEFPKVPDQNTFINLGLNKQPTFFGCDTDSGNSSGPLIVYLPNAPYSYESNFTTFDLEYSDSERNQILRNGYNVATMGNGTVDSEWPACVGCAVLARSLTVLRDTVGTARRTRQFPTPTSQT; encoded by the exons ATGATGTCATGCGGTCGCTTGATCCAGTTGGCAATTTTGCTGGCGTTGTCCACGG CAACACACTGCGGCTTCCTTAAAGGCGGATTCTTCCCAATTCTTAAGCCAAGAGCAGCGCCGGATGCCCCTGATAGTTATACCCCGGCTCGTGTCCCATGCCCCAAGACACGGCCCGCAATTCGGCAGGCAACGTCATTGTCGACTGAAGaaacatcatggctggagCTTCGCGATAATAGCACTTTTCCGGCGTTGGAAGAATTTCTTACCCGTGCAAATATCGGAGGCATCGACATTGAAGCATACTTGAATGGCATTGTGAGCAATGGCACGACGTTGCCACGAATTGGCATTGCTATCTCCGGTGGAGGTTATCGAGCCATGATAAACGGTGCTGGTGCCATCGCTGCATTTGACAACCGAACCACAGGGTCGACAGGTAAAGGCCAATTGGGCGGTATTCTCCAAGCTACAACCTACCTCAGCGGTCTATCTGGAGGCAGCTGGGTGGTTGGAAGTCTGTATGTACAGAACTTCACGACAGTGGAATCTATCATTTGTGGTTCCAATGCTTTCCTGGTTCCCTTTGGCAACTTGATGATTCAATCTTTAAAGGTTTGTTGCAGCATAGTTACTTATTCAGGGCTCTTGCTTACTTTGATAAATACAGGCCCAAATGATCTATCTGTAACGCGATACTACCGTGAGCTATACCAAGATGTCCAAGGTAAAGTGGAGGCAGGTTACAACAAGTCCATAACCGACTATTGGGGAAGGTCCTTATCTTATCAACTTGTCAATGCGAGCGATGGAGGTCCAG CATATACCTTCTCATCGATTGCAAATGATACCGAGTTCGCGGCTGCGAGGGCGCCTATGCCTCTTATAGTTGCAGTAGAAAGAACAACGGGACAGCTTCAAATAGCAAGCAATTCCACTATCATAGAGTTCAATCCGTGGGAAATGGGATCTTTCGACCCAGAGCTTGCCGCATTTGCACCTCTGAAGTATGTCGGCTCTGCCTTCCAGAACGGTACAATCGGACGCAATGGAGACTGTGTCGCTGGGGCCGACAACGCTGGTTTCGTTATGGGCACCTCAGCATCGCTTTTCAACCAGGCATTCTTGCAGATCCAAAAGGCCGACAATGTTCCAGAGTTCCTGCTTAAggctataaataatactcTGGCGGATATTGGCGAGGAGAACAGGGATATTGCTAACTGGCCAAACCCATTCTACAAGTATAACCCTAAGAACAACTCAAACGCGGACAGCACCATCCTTACCCTTGTCGACGGCGGTGAGGACCTACAGAATGTTCCCTTCCATCCATTGCTCGTATCTGATCGGCAAGTCGATGTCATCTTCGCTATCGACGGCTCGGCTGATACCAAGACACGTTGGCCGAACGGCACATCTCTGGTAGCCACATATGAGAGATCTAAAGCAGGCGTCTCAACTCAAAACAACGAGTTTCCAAAGGTCCCAGACCAAAACACTTTCATTAATCTCGGTCTCAATAAACAACCGACCTTTTTTGGTTGTGACACAGACTCTGGTAACTCGTCAGGGCCACTGATTGTCTACCTTCCCAACGCACCATATTCATATGAGTCTAATTTCACGACTTTCGACCTTGAATACAGCGACAGTGAGAGAAATCAGATTCTTCGCAACGGTTATAATGTTGCAACTATGGGTAATGGCACAGTGGACTCAGAATGGCCTGCCTGCGTAGGTTGCGCGGTGTTGGCTCGTAGCCTA ACTGTTTTGAGAGATACTGTTGGAACGGCACGACGAACTCGACAGTTCCCGACACCTACGAGCCAGACCTGA